Proteins encoded together in one Vigna angularis cultivar LongXiaoDou No.4 chromosome 5, ASM1680809v1, whole genome shotgun sequence window:
- the LOC128196640 gene encoding cytochrome b6-f complex subunit 4: YGSFGGWIYKNSPIPITKKPDLNDPVLRAKLAKGMGHNYYGEPAWPNDLLYIFPIVILGTIACNVGLAVLEPSMIGELADPFATPLEILPEWYFFPVFQILRTVPNKLLGVLLMVSVPTGLLTVSFLENVNKFQNPFRRPVATIIFLIGTVVALWLGIGATLPIEKSLTLGLF; encoded by the coding sequence tacggtTCTTTTGGAGGATGGATCTATAAGAATTCACCTATCCCAATAACAAAAAAACCTGACTTGAATGATCCTGTATTAAGAGCTAAATTGGCTAAGGGAATGGGTCATAATTATTATGGAGAACCCGCATGGCCTAAcgatcttttatatatttttccaatAGTAATTCTAGGTACTATTGCCTGTAACGTAGGCTTAGCGGTTCTAGAACCATCCATGATTGGGGAACTCGCGGATCCTTTTGCAACTCCTTTGGAAATACTACCTGAATGGTATTTTTTTCCCGTATTTCAAATACTTCGTACAGTGCCCAATAAGTTATTGGGCGTTCTTTTAATGGTTTCGGTACCTACGGGATTATTAACAGTATCCTTTTTGGAGAATGTTAATAAATTCCAAAATCCATTTCGCCGTCCAGTAGCAACTATCATCTTTTTGATTGGTACTGTAGTTGCCCTTTGGTTAGGTATTGGAGCAACATTACCTATTGAGAAATCCCTAACATTAGGTCTTTTTTAA